The following proteins come from a genomic window of Pocillopora verrucosa isolate sample1 chromosome 6, ASM3666991v2, whole genome shotgun sequence:
- the LOC131783571 gene encoding uncharacterized protein → MSQLRKRVHLFNCDNTYKLEPVEKLLDQLTSIHVEKHSFRLPEMSEMVEKIPTLEMDMAFFVVHAHESRLSINEDNAGIGYAKIYRALLKATGGDVITVIGGDDNYKDDKEENREVISSWAKRKVSSQFGREYLDGRKSFIFSWNKQHRAVHEQALLHHFDTNKKGQKFEYRPPTPNQQSNSQPQLQDTYTALENPYTSKSCSNNGKDTSLLSADNGENPTDSRPSGVSSVAGGSRDSAGMEPSCSNQGDSIYTLNTHVIRPRSSEEPDIDADSSSNVTEDQLQTQYLEVKSRHGESSQNTPQPVLATQLPGNPPPVVVLRSIARYGKISYQLGDLQVWDPEFKIPEDIQERLITKHRHTHDIGVRIIRNSDGTLECHDYQDFTKFFLNDDIELAKDELLLIKTRIRHGKVSFNDVDVQFKFGNVHIPQDIIYGFRENVSADLYIISGTERKFRLIVKRKSASKGVAEFMNREFHFLSRSFRS, encoded by the exons ATGTCGCAATTGAGAAAGCGAGTTCACCTTTTTAACTGTGATAATACGTACAAACTAGAGCCTGTCGAGAAATTGCTTGACCAATTGACCAGCATCCATGTTGAGAAGCACTCGTTCAGACTCCCCGAAATGTCTGAAATGGTAGAAAAAATTCCAACCTTAGAGATGGATATGGCCTTTTTCGTGGTTCATGCGCATGAATCTCGGCTCTCGATCAACGAAGACAACGCTGGAATTGGTTACGCCAAGATATACAGAGCTTTACTAAAGGCGACGG GAGGAGATGTTATCACCGTCATCGGGGGAGATGATAACTACAAAGACGACAAGGAAGAGAATCGAGAGGTTATTTCAAGTTGGGCGAAGAGGAAAGTCTCTTCACAGTTCGGCAGAGAGTATCTTGATGGTAGAAAGAGCTTTATCTTCTCCTGGAACAAACAACATCGAGCGGTTCACGAACAAGCTTTACTGCATCACTTTGATACAAACAAGAAAGGACAAAAGTTTGAATATCGGCCGCCTACTCCCAACCAACAATCAAACTCACAACCTCAATTGCAGGACACATATACAGCATTAGAAAATCCATACACATCCAAGAGTTGCTCAAATAACGGTAAAGACACCTCTTTACTGTCAGCTGACAACGGAGAAAATCCGACTGATTCACGCCCTAGTGGCGTCAGTAGTGTCGCGGGCGGCAGCAGAGACTCGGCGGGGATGGAACCTTCTTGCAGTAATCAGGGAGACAGTATTTACACACTAAACACACATGTGATCCGCCCAAGAAGTTCTGAAGAACCGGATATTGACGCTGACTCGTCTTCTAACGTTACCGAAGATCAATTACAAACTCAATATTTAGAAGTAAAAAGCCGTCATGGGGAGAGTTCCCAAAATACCCCGCAGCCTGTTCTGGCGACACAACTCCCTGGAAATCCTCCTCCCGTTGTTGTGCTGAGAAGTATCGCTCGTTATGGAAAGATATCTTATCAGTTAGGTGACCTTCAAGTTTGGGACCCTGAATTTAAAATTCCAGAGGACATTCAAGAAAGGTTGATTACAAAACACCGTCATACCCATGATATTGGAGTAAGAATTATTAGGAATAGTGATGGCACACTTGAGTGTCATGATTATCAAGATTTTACGAAGTTTTTCCTAAATGACGATATAGAGCTTGCTAAAGATGAGTTACTCTTAATTAAAACTCGTATCCGCCACGGAAAGGTGTCTTTTAACGACGTTGATGTACAGTTTAAGTTTGGAAATGTTCATATTCCTCAAGACATTATCTATGGTTTCAGAGAAAACGTTAGTGCTGACCTGTACATCATTTCAGGAACTGAAAGGAAATTTCGACTCAtagtaaaaaggaaaagtgcTTCTAAGGGAGTAGCAGAATTTATGAATAGagagtttcattttttgtctcgTTCCTTTCGTTCCTAA